Genomic segment of Mauremys mutica isolate MM-2020 ecotype Southern chromosome 22, ASM2049712v1, whole genome shotgun sequence:
TCTCCgtacctcagtttccacatcagaaTCCTGAGCTAACAAGCAGGCTGTCAGGCTGCAGTGCTCCAAGATGCTCACGGGCGCGGACAGTGTGTTACGGatctggggaggagaggaggtgggaCCCACCTGCTGGGTGGTTAGTTCCAAGCTCTCAGACAATGTTCCTCTCGAGGATCTGCTCCCCAGAGACGAACCTTTTGAAGGAGAACTTCTCCATGTCGATGGTCTTGAACTTGCCTTCCACAATGAGCTCGGCCACAGCCCTGCCCGCTGCCGGCGAATGCTGCAACCCGTGCCCGCTGAACCCCGTGATGAAGAACAGGTTCTCCACCAGCGGGTGTCGGCCCAGCACGGCGTTCTGGTCAAACGTGTTGTAGTCGTAGTAGCCAGCCCAGGCACTCTTCACCTGCCCAAAGAACACACACTCAGGGCCCTCCACCAGGAAACCCTCCTCACCCTGGCACTGACTCCCTGTGCTGGCAGCCAGAAATGAACAGACCAACCAAACTCACCTCTCACGCCTGAGGAGTGTCTCCTGGGGAGGGCTGCGTGAGGGGGAAGCTTGCTCTGCGTTGTTCTGAGGACAGAggcctcccacccccagggctgtCGCTTTAAAGCAGCTCCCCACTCTCCTCTCACCTGGCCCATCATCATCCCCACCCATCCTGATACCGCTGCAGGGATATGAGCTGCTGTAGCTCTGCCAGCACTGCCGTGCTACCCATCAGATCACATCAGCaaaccttccccttccccagggttCTCCGAGCcaggatggggagagggagggagagacgtTCACGTCCTCATCCTCTTTTCTCAAGGTGAACAAGCACAGGGATGGGCAGGCCCATTACCTTCAGGGACTCAAACGCTGGCACCCGACGGGCCAGACAGGGCCAGATCTTCTCCTGGAAGAAATCATGATCGACCTCTAGGTCTCGGATGTCTGGCTCTTCCTCCTGGGGGTGGGACGAGAGCGAGGCTTTGTACCCCAAGCAGACAGCGACCCACGGCCCTGGTGCCAGAGCTCAGCAGGGAGCTACCTGTTAGCAGCCTGAGCTGGGAGAGGCTGTTCGAGAGCAGGCATTCAGGGGGCAGCTCAGACGGTAGCACTGTTTTGCATGGCAGCGTGATGGAGCTGCGCTTTGGTGCTTTAACAGCACAAGTGCTGGCTGTGGGCTTACAGAGCCCAATCTAGGGGAGCAGGTCACTGTCCGGGGACGCTGATGGGCGCGGGGGCTGGTTCCATTCTGCTCCTGTGAAGCTCCAGGGCTGAGAGCTCCCAAGGGACCAGAGGTGGGGGGTAACGGTACGCACTTGAGATTGGGATCCCGTAAGGATGGGGTGGATGCATCTGCTCCCGACGCTGGAGACAAGCCGCCAAGCCCCATGAAAAATTCCCCCACTCTAAAAGGGACCGATTATATGGGCTCAAGGGCCATGTCTGACAGCATAGGAGCACAGCAGCTCAGTCAGAGGGGGGGAGACTCGGATTTGCCAAAACCCGTTTTCATTACACGGTCTCCCTCCTGAGTCCTACACTGCGGCCTTTCCCTCCTAGGACAGAGTGCTCCCTGCAGGTCATCAACACTACTCCAATCAGCCAGAGAGGGTGCTGGCAAGCAATAAAAACACTCCATTGAACTGAACCCAGGTTGCCCGCTGCCGTGGGCGAGTCGTGGGGGTTTCGGGGAGGGGCACAGTGCATCACGGCTTGTCCTGACTGCGCCCGCGGTCTGAAGTCACTAAATCCAGTTCACCCATATCTATAAGGTTATCGCTCCcctactgccccctcccaccccagttgCGGGGCTGTCACTCCCCCGCTgagccctccccgctccccccttTACAAGACCCCGACCAACTCACCTCTGCCGGGCTGAGGCTTCCCAAGTAGTTGCCTCCCAGGCCTTCCCGGCGGAAATAAACCCCTGTGGTGTCAACCAGCATGGGACAGTCCAGGCCGGGCCCATCGGGACAGTGCCACACAAAGATGTACCTGGGGGTAGTGGGGGTGGGGTCAATTGGCTAAGGGACTGAATGCCAAAGCCCCTCCTCTTCCCGGGGTTCAGCCAGAgccctggcagccagagcagaCACAGGGAAGACGTTTCTGGAGGGTGTGAgcagtttggggcaggggctgcctttTGATCAGCCTCCTGGAGAGCTCCAGGCACTATGCCAGCGCTTGCCCAAATCAGGCAATCAGAATCCAACCTCCCAGTCCTTCCCAATTTCCAGGGCTCCTGCTCGTCCACCTTCCCAGAGCAACAGAACCAAGCACAGGGTATTTCTCGCCGACCTACATTCCCCTAGCACAGCGCAGTCGCCCTGCGGGAACGCACCTCGTTTCACAGCTTAACCTAGTCACGGTAGTGCTGAAGTTTCACTTGGCCCAACCAGCTACGCTCCTCCCCAGACCACCCCCTTACGGGAGACACTGAAGCCCCCGGAAAAGGAATCAAACCTGAACGTGCCAATCAACGCCCACGCCTCACAGAGCCCGACCTCCCAGGGCGTCAGCCTGCAGAGCCCCCCTCAGATCCTGTGCCACCTCTCCCGCTCCAGGCTAGTTCTACCATTGGCCCACGCCAGGTCATTTAACCTGCACCTTTTCCTGGGCTCCACTGGCAGCTCGATCCCTTCTTGGGTGTCGGGTGGCCCGATCCCAACACTGGCCATCTCGGCCAGCTTCTGTGACCAGGGACCAGCTGCATTGACCACCAAGGCGCACTCCACCGGCTGGTACTCCAAACTGTTGGGCATTTGGACCTGGAAGGCCCAAGAGGGAGAGCAGTGAGCTTAACAGAGCCCCAAGAGCCCTGGGTGCCAGATGCCCCAGGAAGCCTTTCCAGGCAGCCTGCAGGCAGAGCAACAGGGCTACACTGGAGGGGGTGTCATGGAATAAAGAGGGGAACTGCCCCCCCGAATTACCCTGCACTGGAAACAGATGTTGGGGAGCCACTGCTTCATGGGGCAGagcaagagaaggaggagggcaGGAGTGGCCGTGCATAGGGTGCTAGAGAGCAGGAAGCGGTGAGGAGAGACAAAGATGGTCTTTTGCTGTCCAGCCTCATGCTATAATCACGAGAACccagttctcttcctggctccacCACTGACTCAGAACGTGGTCTTGGGTGAGTCCCgtcatcactctgtgcctcactttccccatccgTTAAAGTGAGATAATATTAGTGATTTACctcactggggggaggagggggagtggggagaaaatgAAGCAAAGAGGGAGCATCACACAATGAGTCCATGGCAGAGGTGGGAGTAGAACCTGGAATCCCACCTCCTGTGGAGACCCACTGCCTAGGTTCTCAGACTAGGAGGTATTGCTGTGTTGGTACCCTGGCTCCCATGGACACATGGCCCCacacaaaggagaagaaagcttTTTCAGTTATGGGGTGTGTGCGGATTTCAAGACCAGAAGGACCAGCTattatccagtctgacctccagtGTAGCACAGGCCAGGGGATTCCGCCCAGCGACTTCTGCACCGGGCCCAAGTGACTTGCAGTTGAGCTACAGCGGAGCTTTTTGGAAGACAGACAGTCTCAGTTTGAAAAACTCCAAGTAATGGTGAACCCACCACGTCCCTCAAGGAGCTGTTCTAATGGCcagttaccctcactgttaaactatcccctggtcggggttccctgTACgaccccagctcagccccctagTGCGTATGTCTTAGGATAGCATCATTCAGTACATGAACTGATAGTTTTCTTCCACACAGATGGtcagcaggatcaagcccaagaCCCAGCACAGATCTCTCCTGTCTGAGCTACGACACTACCAGTAGGACCAGACCACGGGGGGATTACTTACGCGGACATGCTTAATACGGGAGAAGGTCAGCTCCCCTTCAGGCGTCATTACTTCTATGGAGGAGACGGTAAAGGCTgggaaagagaaacagaaaaaacATGCAGCAAACAGCAATTTGCTCACTCCCTtcaaatacctctgaggatctgggtcgCTCTGCAGCAGGCACAACTGGGTAGTCGGCACAGCTTGTAAGTAACACACAAAGACGAGCTCTCCCATCACTGCTAGAGATTAGCCTACAGTCCCTTGGCTAGCACACAAGGCATATTCCAATAAGCCATTCAAACTAAAATCTCTAACAGCTGTTCATTTGTTTTCAGTACATTTCATGATCCCTGCTCTGTCTCTGTGTTCGCTCACTGATCCGTAACGTACAGCGATCGGTAACGGGCAGGCACACAGCTCACGAGGGAGTCACAGACACTAGACAGGTTACTGAGAAATTTAACTTGTGCTAAACCACCCAAGACCAAGGCTACATCAGAGATATTGTATGCTAGATGCTGTGTGCACTAAATATACTTAGCTTTCATACAGTGCTGGTCAGCCACAGATCTCAAAACGCTTTACAAAGGTAGGTAACTGTCCTTAGCCTCATGTTACAGACGGAGAAATAAagacacagagattaagtgacttgcccaaagtcacttaGTGatactgtggcagagctaggaatagaccTTAtgccccctgactcccagctctgtcCTTATTCCATTAATCCCCATCTGCTCATTTACCCATTCCACAGTACTTCAGATACACAGCCATGGAATTTAACATCGAATTGCAGACATCAGAAATGGACTGTCCCATGTGGTACAGGCCTGCATTGTTCCTTACAGGAGATCCTCTCCAATGCTGCTGCTACTATAATTTGAAAAGAGCAGATGAGGAAAGTGACTAGAAAAAAGTTTGGCAGGTttgtctgtttatttttttaactaaatGTTTGGCAGGTAAAAAGCCTTTGGTTCCAAGCCCTGAGCTCAGAGCTCTGTTTCTCCAGCGACAGCTGATGGAATCCCTGGTTTCCAAAGCAGGGCACAGAGTTACATTCCACGCACTGCTTTAGAATCTGTGACATCCCCACTAAGCGGCGACAGGGGAAACAGaaccctggactccaatctgggtCAACAAATGATATTAATTTTCCATTGTTTCTAAAATACATTTCCAGAATGGACACCTGCACATTTTTGTTTCCGATTCAAGGTCTTAAGTGGTTTTGGCagctatttatttcattttatcagCTGTATTAATTTTCCCATCTTATTTTAAAGATAGCAGCACAGCAACACCTTGGACCAGCTGAGCAACCCTGAGTACTCTGCTAGATCAGTACCAAATCCCTAATGCTACTACTTGCAATCCTACATGCtccttggaggtctcccatccaagtaatAACCAGATCCAATTCTGCTTAGCTTAGAGAATCTCAGCACATGGTATTGTGACAACccaggggggggaggaggtgcagggtgtCAATACTACTTCAGCTTCAGTGAGAGGGGCTCACTTACATGTCACTTCTCCGAAGCACTGATAGACACCCATGGACATTGCTTTTCTCCTGAAGGCATTGAGGAGGGACCAAGGATCAAACCAACCCTCATTTTCTAGGCctaaagaaagaagaaatggaCACATGGAAGAGCAGGCGTGAACGAAGCAACCATTCAACCACACAAGCTCCCGAAATGTAGGATGCCTGCAAAGCACAGCCCCAATTCTACAGATACTTGTGCTCACGCTTAACGCTATGCATGAaaggttccactgaagtcaacagaattagtcatagaatatcagggttggaagggacctcaggaggtcatctagtccaacccccaaaggTAAGCGTGTGCATAAATACCCGTGCGTTTAGCAGATGCACTATGCGGACAAGTatgtattattatccctattttatagaggAGCTGAGGTAGCTAGGCCAACTACGGTTTGTTGCTGCTTAAGGTAtcgatttttttctttaatatacaGGTATCATTCAGCAACAGACAAGAATTTAATGtatagttaagtatcagaggggtagccgtgttagtctggttctgtaaaagcagcaaagaatcctgtggcaccttatagactaacagacgttttgcagcatgagctttcgtgggtgaatacccacttcgtcggatgaagtgcatccgacgaagtgggtattcacccacgaaagctcatgctgcaaaacgtctgttagtctataaggtgccacaggattctttgctaatgtATAGTTACATAAAAGTCACACCAGTTTCCAGCAACAAGCACTTTAATGAAGGGTGAATTCCAACTTCCATTCTACCTCCATATTTGTTTTTCAGTCTTGTCAAACAAATTCTCATTGGTCTGACTGGTTCCATTTTTGATCTCATCCAAGAGATGAATTTGTTTGGAGAGTCTGAATGAGATCAGTCCTGTTTCTTCCAAGTCAAGCAGCCAGGAAGATAAAACACTTTCCCTACACATTCAAACTGAGGACTTTATGTTCAGATAACTCAAGTGGGTGAAGCTAGAAATTTTAAAAACTTGGCTCGATTTATAGACCTCAATGGGGAAGGGAAAACAATTCAAATTGGAAGGAAGTCAGTATGATAATTTTAGAGGCGTGAATGTGTAAAGTCGGCATCGCTACACACATGGATTTGAATTCTATTTCCCCACCCCAGTCTGATGCGGTGATGGTTAAGTGTGTTCTCCACAGATAGGTCAGAAAAAGTATTGCTGAGTTTCTCCCCTCTATTTCCCCGAGGAAAAAAACagggaaattaaatacaaaaacctAATATTAACGTACGGTTGAGaaatcaagcacccaaaagtTACATTTACATGGCCATATTGTACATA
This window contains:
- the FOXRED1 gene encoding FAD-dependent oxidoreductase domain-containing protein 1 isoform X1; amino-acid sequence: MIRAGRLHRALGLLRARPLPDPAAGSAPPSRRLRTGHPQRRDIFADLEKNILQFYKKLKEALPGSDWTPMRITKGLPPERADVVIVGGGVMGWSVAYWLKALEPKRDTLRVVVVEKDPTYSRASTVLSAGGIRQQFSLPENIQMSLYSAFFLRTINEHLGVLNEPPIDIQFNPSGYLFLASEDEAAKLEENVRIQRAEGAEVSLLSPAQLKKKYPWINTDGVAVASYGLENEGWFDPWSLLNAFRRKAMSMGVYQCFGEVTSFTVSSIEVMTPEGELTFSRIKHVRVQMPNSLEYQPVECALVVNAAGPWSQKLAEMASVGIGPPDTQEGIELPVEPRKRYIFVWHCPDGPGLDCPMLVDTTGVYFRREGLGGNYLGSLSPAEEEEPDIRDLEVDHDFFQEKIWPCLARRVPAFESLKVKSAWAGYYDYNTFDQNAVLGRHPLVENLFFITGFSGHGLQHSPAAGRAVAELIVEGKFKTIDMEKFSFKRFVSGEQILERNIV
- the FOXRED1 gene encoding FAD-dependent oxidoreductase domain-containing protein 1 isoform X2; this encodes MRITKGLPPERADVVIVGGGVMGWSVAYWLKALEPKRDTLRVVVVEKDPTYSRASTVLSAGGIRQQFSLPENIQMSLYSAFFLRTINEHLGVLNEPPIDIQFNPSGYLFLASEDEAAKLEENVRIQRAEGAEVSLLSPAQLKKKYPWINTDGVAVASYGLENEGWFDPWSLLNAFRRKAMSMGVYQCFGEVTSFTVSSIEVMTPEGELTFSRIKHVRVQMPNSLEYQPVECALVVNAAGPWSQKLAEMASVGIGPPDTQEGIELPVEPRKRYIFVWHCPDGPGLDCPMLVDTTGVYFRREGLGGNYLGSLSPAEEEEPDIRDLEVDHDFFQEKIWPCLARRVPAFESLKVKSAWAGYYDYNTFDQNAVLGRHPLVENLFFITGFSGHGLQHSPAAGRAVAELIVEGKFKTIDMEKFSFKRFVSGEQILERNIV